One stretch of Bradyrhizobium canariense DNA includes these proteins:
- a CDS encoding SDR family oxidoreductase — translation MTPRNWFITGVSSGFGRIMAEQLLARGDRVAGTVRNLSVMDELKAKYRSQLWCAKLDLSETAAIRGVVDRAFAALGHIEMVVSNAGYGLMGAAEEMTDEQVRHQIDTNLVGSIQLIRAALPHLRAQGGGRILQLSSMGGQAAFPGGSLYHATKWGIEGFLDAVAQEVEGFGIGCTLIEPGGARTDFRHRSAQLAPTLDAYDASPSRMVNRIIADDSHPSPGDPAKMVAIMIASIDETPAPRRIALGSDAYHVMYAQLSARLAALEQQRELACSTDFPPEEGDENAPPWFAPNGVRSNAESQ, via the coding sequence ATGACCCCAAGAAACTGGTTCATCACCGGCGTGAGCAGCGGCTTTGGCCGCATCATGGCCGAGCAACTGCTCGCGCGCGGCGATCGCGTGGCGGGCACCGTGCGCAACCTTTCCGTCATGGACGAGCTGAAGGCGAAATATCGCAGCCAGCTCTGGTGTGCGAAGCTCGACCTCTCCGAGACCGCGGCGATCCGCGGCGTCGTCGATCGCGCCTTTGCCGCGCTCGGCCATATCGAAATGGTCGTCAGCAATGCCGGCTATGGCCTGATGGGCGCCGCCGAGGAAATGACGGACGAGCAGGTCCGGCACCAGATCGACACCAATCTGGTCGGGTCGATCCAGCTCATTCGCGCCGCGCTTCCGCATCTGCGCGCCCAGGGCGGCGGGCGGATCCTGCAGCTCTCCAGCATGGGCGGCCAGGCCGCCTTTCCCGGCGGCTCGCTCTATCACGCGACCAAATGGGGCATCGAGGGCTTCCTCGACGCCGTCGCGCAGGAAGTGGAAGGCTTCGGGATCGGCTGCACCCTGATCGAGCCGGGCGGCGCGCGCACCGACTTCCGCCATCGCAGCGCACAGCTTGCGCCCACGCTCGACGCCTACGATGCCTCCCCCTCGCGAATGGTCAATCGGATCATCGCCGACGACAGCCACCCCTCGCCCGGCGATCCCGCGAAGATGGTAGCGATCATGATCGCGAGCATCGATGAGACACCGGCGCCGAGGCGGATCGCCCTCGGCAGCGATGCCTACCACGTCATGTACGCACAACTTTCGGCGCGGCTCGCCGCGCTCGAGCAACAGCGCGAGCTTGCCTGCTCGACCGATTTTCCGCCCGAGGAAGGTGACGAAAACGCACCCCCATGGTTCGCCCCCAATGGAGTGCGATCAAACGCAGAAAGCCAGTGA